In Ctenopharyngodon idella isolate HZGC_01 chromosome 1, HZGC01, whole genome shotgun sequence, a single genomic region encodes these proteins:
- the wfikkn1 gene encoding WAP, Kazal, immunoglobulin, Kunitz and NTR domain-containing protein isoform X2: MRFSSGSGSPFCSLLLMCFWPAAAAGSAAPDHPGVCPNHINLNLWVDAQSTCERECQTDQDCAAFEKCCTNVCGLLSCVASRFSDGDDGQSGAGVPAGGVASCDEFVCSQQGAVCDVWEGQPVCKCQDRCESEPSFTCASDGLTYFNRCYMDAEACIQGVTLSVVTCRYHLSGPNASPLPQDTTAQPTSTADDIEPFPPTLYSNPQHQVIYLGGTASFHCDVIGHPKPDVTWEKQSEVHEQIVMRPDQMYGNVVITNIGQLVVYNAQMWDTGIYTCIARNSAGVLRADYPLSIVRRDNEDFFDDPEAGLLLGRPFSPADCLAAVERGECGEKRVDWFYDAARGSCHAFAHGGCEGGRNRFETYEECRASCQREGLGVCSLPAVQGPCKHWEARWAYNSLMKQCMAFVYGGCHGNKNNFRTRKECEASCPQPKRRPCKNCRPRGKIVASLCRSDFAIVGRLTELIEELDSGIARFHLQQVLRDEKMGLQLFNTQHLEVLLMRMDWSCPCPNITQHHQLPLLVMGEVQDGTAVILPDSYVRPISDRRLKKIHEVLGKKTCEMLQRFQD, translated from the exons ATGCGGTTCTCCAGCGGCTCTGGATCTCCGTTCTGCTCTCTGCTCCTCATGTGCTTCTGGCCCGCAGCTGCGGCCGGATCCGCCGCTCCGGATCATCCCGGCGTCTGTCCGAATCACATCAACCTGAACCTGTGGGTGGACGCGCAGAGCACCTGTGAGAGGGAATGCCAAACTGACCAG GATTGCGCCGCCTTTGAGAAGTGCTGTACTAACGTGTGCGGCCTGCTGAGCTGTGTGGCATCCCGTTTCTCTGACGGTGATGACGGCCAGTCGGGGGCGGGTGTTCCGGCAGGAGGCGTGGCCAGCTGCGATGAGTTCGTGTGCAGCCAGCAGGGGGCGGTGTGTGACGTGTGGGAGGGGCAGCCGGTATGCAAATGTCAGGACCGCTGCGAGAGCGAACCCAGCTTCACGTGTGCCTCCGACGGCCTCACGTATTTCAACCGCTGCTACATGGATGCGGAGGCCTGCATTCAGGGCGTCACGCTCAGCGTGGTCACCTGCCGTTATCACCTGTCCGGCCCGAACGCCAGCCCCCTGCCGCAGGACACCACGGCTCAACCCACGTCCACCGCTGACGACATCGAGCCCTTTCCACCCACCCTCTACTCCAACCCACAGCACCAGGTCATTTACCTGGGCGGAACGGCCAGCTTTCACTGCGATGTGATTGGCCACCCGAAGCCCGACGTCACCTGGGAGAAGCAGTCTGAGGTGCATGAGCAAATCGTCATGCGGCCGGACCAGATGTATGGGAATGTTGTCATAACCAACATCGGCCAGCTCGTGGTGTATAATGCCCAGATGTGGGACACTGGAATCTACACCTGCATCGCGCGGAACTCCGCTGGCGTGCTGCGAGCCGATTACCCGCTTTCCATCGTCAGACGTGACAATGAGGACTTCTTCGACGACCCCGAGGCAGGCTTGCTGTTGGGACGCCCATTCTCGCCGGCCGACTGCTTGGCGGCCGTGGAGCGGGGCGAGTGCGGCGAGAAGCGAGTAGACTGGTTCTACGACGCGGCCCGGGGCTCCTGCCACGCGTTTGCGCACGGAGGCTGTGAGGGCGGCCGCAATCGTTTCGAGACATATGAGGAGTGCCGGGCGTCTTGTCAGCGTGAAGGGCTGGGTGTGTGCTCACTGCCGGCCGTTCAGGGACCCTGTAAACACTGGGAGGCTCGCTGGGCCTACAACAGCCTCATGAAGCAGTGCATGGCATTCGTCTACGGTGGCTGCCATGGAAACAAGAACAACTTCCGCACGCGTAAAGAATGCGAAGCCAGCTGCCCGCAGCCAAAGCGGCGTCCGTGTAAAAACTGCCGGCCGAGAGGAAAGATAGTGGCGAGTCTTTGTCGCAGTGACTTTGCCATCGTCGGACGGCTCACCGAACTAATTGAAGAGCTGGACTCGGGAATCGCTCGATTCCATTTGCAGCAGGTCCTGCGTGATGAGAAGATGGGCCTGCAGCTCTTTAATACGCAACACCTGGAGGTGCTGCTGATGCGTATGGACTGGAGCTGCCCCTGTCCCAATATCACACAGCACCACCAGCTCCCCCTGCTGGTCATGGGCGAGGTGCAGGACGGCACGGCCGTGATTCTCCCCGATAGTTACGTCAGGCCCATATCTGATCGACGCCTGAAGAAGATCCACGAGGTTCTAGGCAAGAAGACTTGTGAGATGCTGCAGAGATTCCAGGACTGA